One Methylobacterium sp. 77 DNA window includes the following coding sequences:
- a CDS encoding isoprenyl transferase, producing the protein MGRSEGARQIGASAAGDREAASVTVGLATRDPATTGSGPAPAPRPAPPAHVAIIMDGNGRWAARRGLPRVEGHRRGVEAVRRAVRSAIELGIGYLTIYSFSSENWRRPPAEIADLMGLLKLFVRRDLAELHGNNVRVKIIGAREGLSADIAGLLDEAEARTRGNTGLTLVIAFNYGGRQEILRAVRTLAQAVADGRMSPAEIGLEAITQALDTTGIPDPDLVIRTSGEQRLSNFLTWQTAYAEYVIVPEFWPDFDHACFHAAIDEYHRRDRRFGGLSGKAG; encoded by the coding sequence TTGGGTCGCTCAGAGGGCGCGCGTCAGATCGGGGCATCTGCGGCCGGGGATAGGGAGGCCGCCAGCGTCACGGTCGGCCTCGCCACGCGCGATCCCGCGACGACGGGGTCCGGCCCGGCTCCCGCCCCGCGTCCGGCCCCCCCGGCCCATGTGGCCATCATCATGGATGGCAACGGTCGCTGGGCCGCGCGCCGCGGCTTGCCGCGCGTCGAGGGGCATCGCCGCGGGGTCGAGGCGGTTCGTCGGGCCGTCCGCTCCGCGATCGAACTCGGTATCGGCTACCTGACGATCTACAGCTTCTCCTCGGAAAACTGGCGCCGGCCGCCGGCCGAGATCGCCGACCTGATGGGATTGCTGAAGCTGTTCGTGCGGCGCGACCTCGCCGAGCTTCACGGCAACAATGTGCGGGTGAAGATCATCGGCGCGCGCGAGGGCCTCAGCGCCGACATCGCGGGACTGCTCGACGAGGCCGAGGCGCGCACACGCGGCAATACCGGGCTCACCCTCGTCATCGCGTTCAATTACGGCGGCCGGCAGGAAATCCTGCGGGCGGTGCGGACCCTGGCCCAGGCGGTGGCCGACGGACGGATGAGCCCCGCCGAGATCGGTCTCGAAGCGATCACCCAGGCGCTCGACACCACCGGCATCCCCGACCCGGACCTCGTGATCCGCACCTCCGGCGAGCAGCGCCTGTCGAACTTCCTGACATGGCAGACGGCCTACGCCGAGTACGTGATCGTGCCCGAGTTCTGGCCCGATTTCGATCACGCCTGCTTCCATGCGGCCATCGACGAGTATCATCGTCGCGACCGCCGCTTCGGCGGCCTCAGCGGCAAGGCCGGGTGA
- the frr gene encoding ribosome recycling factor: protein MATPEFDLNDIKRRMQGAVSALSKDLGSLRTGRATPSILDPINVDAYGSSMPMAQVATVSVPEPRLLSISVWDRSMVAAVEKAIRESDLGLNPQTEGQTIRLRVPEMNEQRRKEMVKVAHKYTEEARVAVRHVRRDGLDHLKKLEKDSAISEDDEKRQATEVQKVTDQHIAEIDGVLASKEKEIMQV, encoded by the coding sequence ATGGCGACCCCAGAGTTCGACCTGAACGACATCAAGCGCCGGATGCAAGGCGCCGTCAGCGCATTGTCGAAGGATCTCGGTTCACTGCGCACCGGACGCGCGACCCCCAGCATCCTCGATCCCATCAATGTCGACGCCTACGGGTCCTCGATGCCGATGGCTCAGGTCGCCACGGTCAGCGTTCCGGAGCCGCGCCTCCTCTCGATCTCGGTCTGGGACCGGAGCATGGTCGCTGCCGTGGAGAAGGCGATCCGTGAATCCGACCTCGGCCTCAACCCCCAGACCGAGGGCCAGACCATCCGCCTGCGCGTGCCCGAGATGAACGAGCAGCGCCGCAAGGAAATGGTCAAGGTCGCCCATAAATATACCGAGGAGGCCCGCGTTGCGGTCCGCCACGTCCGCCGCGACGGTCTCGACCATCTCAAGAAGCTCGAGAAGGACAGCGCCATCAGCGAGGACGATGAGAAGCGTCAGGCCACCGAAGTGCAGAAGGTGACCGACCAGCACATCGCCGAGATCGACGGCGTGCTCGCCTCGAAGGAAAAGGAAATCATGCAGGTTTGA
- the pyrH gene encoding UMP kinase, with amino-acid sequence MPETKPFRRVLVKLSGEALAAPDGYWLHPPLLAALAEDISKTLEAGFQVALVVGGGNMIRGARISSAGWIDRATGDSLGMIATVMNSLALETALNAAGVPARTMSAVSMPTICETYARQPALHHLDKGQVVVLAGGTGNPYFTTDTAAVLRAAELRCGAVLKATQVDGVYSADPKKDPSALRYDRLTHDDAIARDLKIMDTAAFALARESRISIVVGSIHAPSSVTAILTGNAPSTHVVP; translated from the coding sequence ATGCCTGAGACCAAACCGTTTCGCCGCGTGCTCGTGAAACTGTCCGGTGAAGCCCTGGCCGCCCCGGATGGATACTGGCTGCATCCGCCGCTGCTGGCTGCCCTCGCCGAGGACATCTCGAAGACGCTCGAGGCGGGATTTCAGGTCGCCCTCGTGGTTGGCGGCGGCAACATGATCCGGGGCGCCCGCATCTCATCGGCGGGCTGGATCGATCGCGCCACCGGCGATTCGCTGGGCATGATCGCCACCGTGATGAATTCCCTCGCCCTCGAGACGGCGCTCAATGCCGCGGGCGTACCGGCACGCACGATGTCCGCCGTGTCGATGCCGACCATCTGCGAGACCTATGCGCGGCAGCCGGCTTTGCACCATCTCGATAAGGGTCAAGTGGTGGTCCTCGCCGGGGGCACCGGGAACCCGTATTTCACCACCGATACCGCCGCCGTCCTGCGCGCTGCCGAGCTGCGCTGCGGGGCCGTTTTGAAGGCGACCCAGGTCGACGGCGTCTACTCGGCCGATCCGAAGAAGGATCCGTCCGCCCTGCGCTATGACCGCCTCACCCATGACGACGCCATCGCCCGCGATCTCAAGATCATGGATACCGCGGCCTTCGCGCTTGCCCGCGAAAGCCGCATCTCCATCGTCGTCGGCTCGATCCATGCCCCGAGTTCGGTCACGGCGATCCTCACCGGCAATGCGCCTTCGACGCATGTGGTGCCCTGA
- the tsf gene encoding translation elongation factor Ts: protein MANITAALVKELREKTGAGMMDCKGALNETDGDIEAAVDWLRKKGLAKAAKKAGRVAAEGLVAVESSGHHAAIVEVNSETDFVARNDSFQAFARQAAKLALDTDGSLEGLESAHFPGGSTTVKESLSSLIATIGENMTLRRVAKLDVTKGVIASYVHAQVADGLGKIGVLVALESEGDVEVLSTLGRQIAMHVAATNPVALDAAGVDQAVLERESNILREKNAGKPDHVLAKIVESGLKSYYKEVTLLEQPFVHDGSKTITQVLKEAEGKAGAPVKLTAFVRYALGEGIEKEEAPDFATEVAAAARG from the coding sequence ATGGCCAACATCACCGCCGCATTGGTGAAAGAGCTCCGCGAAAAGACCGGCGCGGGCATGATGGACTGCAAGGGCGCGCTGAACGAGACGGATGGCGATATCGAAGCCGCCGTCGACTGGCTGCGCAAGAAGGGCCTCGCCAAGGCTGCCAAGAAGGCCGGTCGTGTCGCCGCCGAGGGCCTCGTCGCCGTCGAATCGTCGGGCCATCACGCCGCCATCGTCGAGGTCAATTCCGAGACCGACTTCGTCGCGCGCAACGACAGCTTCCAGGCCTTCGCCCGGCAGGCCGCCAAGCTCGCCCTCGATACGGACGGCTCGCTCGAAGGCCTCGAATCCGCTCATTTCCCCGGTGGTTCCACCACGGTGAAGGAGTCGCTCTCCAGCCTCATCGCCACCATCGGCGAGAACATGACCCTGCGCCGCGTCGCCAAGCTCGATGTGACCAAGGGCGTCATCGCCTCCTACGTCCATGCCCAGGTCGCCGACGGCCTCGGCAAGATCGGCGTGCTGGTGGCTCTCGAATCCGAGGGTGACGTCGAGGTTCTCTCGACCCTCGGCCGCCAGATCGCCATGCACGTCGCCGCCACGAACCCGGTGGCCCTCGATGCGGCCGGCGTCGACCAGGCCGTTCTGGAGCGCGAGAGCAACATCCTGCGCGAGAAGAACGCCGGCAAGCCGGACCACGTGCTCGCCAAGATCGTCGAGAGCGGCCTGAAGAGCTACTACAAGGAGGTCACCCTCCTCGAGCAGCCCTTCGTCCATGATGGCTCGAAGACGATCACCCAGGTGCTGAAGGAAGCCGAGGGCAAGGCCGGCGCGCCGGTCAAGCTCACCGCTTTCGTGCGCTACGCGCTCGGCGAGGGCATCGAGAAGGAAGAGGCCCCCGACTTCGCCACCGAAGTCGCGGCTGCCGCACGCGGCTGA
- a CDS encoding 30S ribosomal protein S2 gives MAVDFTMRQLLEAGAHFGHQSHRWNPKMQTYIFGTRNNIHIIDLAQTVPALHQALQAVSDTVAKGGRVLFVGTKRQAADTIAEAAKRSAQYYVNSRWLGGMLTNWKTISGSIARLRKVDETLEGGGQGLTKKERLMLSREKDKLEKALGGIKDMGGVPDLLFVIDTNKEQLAIKEAQRLGIPVAAIVDTNCNPDGITYVVPANDDAGRAISLYCDLIARAALDGISRGQGSSGIDLGASEAPAAEEIPTEQAALSVESGALDQADVAALVESTEHFELLSAPRGAPDDLSKLHGAGPQIVQKLNDAGVYHYWQIAAMSDAEVAKVDADLKLNGRISRDGWVDQARGFAEAAATA, from the coding sequence ATGGCCGTTGATTTCACGATGCGTCAGCTCCTCGAGGCGGGCGCCCATTTCGGACACCAGTCTCACCGCTGGAACCCGAAGATGCAGACCTACATCTTCGGTACCCGCAACAACATCCACATCATCGATCTGGCCCAGACCGTGCCGGCGCTTCACCAGGCGCTTCAGGCCGTGAGCGACACCGTCGCCAAGGGCGGCCGCGTGCTGTTCGTCGGCACCAAGCGTCAGGCCGCCGACACGATCGCCGAAGCCGCCAAGCGTTCGGCCCAGTATTACGTCAACTCCCGCTGGCTCGGCGGCATGCTGACCAACTGGAAGACCATCTCGGGCTCGATCGCCCGTCTGCGCAAGGTCGACGAGACCCTCGAAGGTGGTGGCCAGGGCCTCACCAAGAAGGAGCGCCTGATGCTGTCCCGTGAGAAGGACAAGCTCGAGAAGGCGCTCGGCGGCATCAAGGACATGGGCGGCGTGCCGGACCTGCTGTTCGTGATCGACACCAACAAGGAGCAGCTCGCGATCAAGGAGGCCCAGCGTCTCGGGATCCCGGTGGCGGCCATCGTCGACACCAACTGCAACCCGGACGGCATCACCTACGTCGTTCCCGCCAATGACGATGCCGGCCGCGCGATCTCGCTCTACTGCGACCTCATCGCCCGCGCCGCCCTCGACGGCATCTCCCGCGGTCAGGGTTCCAGCGGTATCGATCTCGGCGCCTCCGAGGCCCCCGCTGCCGAGGAAATCCCCACCGAGCAGGCCGCCCTCTCGGTCGAGTCCGGTGCCCTCGATCAGGCCGATGTGGCCGCTCTCGTGGAATCCACCGAGCATTTCGAGCTGCTCTCCGCTCCCCGCGGCGCTCCGGACGACCTGTCCAAGCTCCACGGCGCCGGTCCGCAGATCGTGCAGAAGCTCAACGATGCCGGCGTCTACCATTACTGGCAGATCGCTGCGATGAGCGATGCCGAGGTCGCCAAGGTCGATGCCGACCTGAAGCTCAACGGCCGCATCAGCCGCGACGGCTGGGTCGACCAGGCCCGTGGCTTCGCCGAGGCTGCCGCCACCGCCTGA
- a CDS encoding 16S rRNA pseudouridine(516) synthase — MSKGPSLRLDRLLANLGYGSRREIGLLAKAGLIVLDGAPLRDANQRIPVTPDLSGRMTVDGESLDPPPGLALMMHKPLGVTCSHKEAGPLVYGLLPERWRRRDPALSTIGRLDKETSGLLLLTDDGALLHRVISPKSNVAKRYRVALDRPLKGDEVMVLGSGSMLLEGDDKPLLPAEMEVEDETHVVVTLHEGRYHQVRRMFAALGNHVTALHRDRIGGLTLPSDLEAGAYRILTEAEIGAIFGEASAV, encoded by the coding sequence TTGAGCAAGGGCCCGAGTCTCAGGCTCGATCGCCTGCTGGCCAATCTCGGTTACGGCTCGCGCCGGGAGATCGGCCTTCTCGCCAAGGCGGGGCTCATCGTGCTCGACGGCGCGCCGTTGCGCGACGCGAACCAGCGAATCCCGGTGACGCCCGACCTGTCCGGTCGCATGACGGTGGACGGCGAATCCCTCGACCCGCCGCCGGGCCTCGCCCTGATGATGCACAAGCCCCTCGGCGTGACCTGCTCGCACAAGGAGGCGGGTCCGCTGGTCTATGGGCTCCTTCCCGAGCGCTGGCGTCGCCGCGATCCGGCATTGTCCACCATCGGCCGTCTCGACAAGGAAACCTCCGGCCTTCTCCTCCTTACCGATGACGGGGCGCTGCTGCACAGGGTGATCTCGCCGAAATCGAACGTGGCCAAGCGCTACCGCGTCGCCCTCGACCGTCCTCTCAAGGGCGACGAAGTAATGGTGCTGGGAAGCGGGTCGATGCTCCTCGAAGGGGATGACAAGCCTCTCCTGCCGGCGGAGATGGAGGTCGAGGACGAGACCCATGTGGTCGTGACCCTCCACGAGGGCCGCTACCATCAGGTCCGCCGCATGTTCGCGGCACTCGGCAACCACGTCACCGCTCTGCATCGCGACCGGATCGGCGGCCTGACATTGCCGTCCGATCTGGAGGCCGGCGCGTACCGGATCCTCACGGAGGCGGAGATCGGAGCGATCTTCGGCGAGGCTTCCGCAGTCTGA
- a CDS encoding methyltransferase, with protein MMSASTVPDAVYGSPPVELAEVSAGAAQLSPLIPGSVRLEDIAEGSLESVTMLAPAGTIERRYALSLSLRALRPGGRLRALAPKDKGGARLGRELKEFGCEPAETAKRHHRICDVARPAAIIDLAEVIQEGGPRHIDNLALCTQPGVFSWDRLDPGTALLLANLPALSGRGADFGCGIGILARAVLASQGVTALTLIDIDRRAVEMARRNVGDPRADIRWADIRSADVALERLDFVVMNPPFHDGGIEDRFLGEVFIRRAAETLRPGGTLWLTANAHLPYEAPLKAAFKAVTLKASAGGYKIYEARK; from the coding sequence ATGATGTCTGCTTCAACCGTCCCGGATGCCGTCTATGGTTCTCCTCCTGTCGAACTCGCCGAAGTCTCCGCCGGTGCGGCCCAACTGTCGCCGCTGATCCCGGGATCGGTGCGCCTCGAGGACATCGCCGAAGGCAGCCTCGAGAGCGTCACCATGCTGGCGCCGGCTGGGACGATCGAGCGCCGCTACGCGCTGTCGCTGTCGCTGCGCGCGCTCCGTCCCGGCGGACGGCTGCGCGCGCTGGCGCCGAAGGACAAGGGCGGCGCCCGTTTGGGCCGCGAGTTGAAGGAGTTCGGCTGCGAGCCGGCGGAGACGGCCAAGCGCCATCATCGCATCTGCGATGTCGCCCGGCCGGCCGCGATCATCGATCTCGCCGAGGTGATCCAGGAAGGCGGTCCCCGGCACATCGACAATCTCGCTCTGTGCACGCAGCCCGGCGTCTTCTCCTGGGACAGGCTCGACCCGGGCACGGCCCTGCTTCTCGCGAATCTTCCGGCCTTGTCCGGCCGTGGCGCCGATTTCGGCTGCGGCATCGGAATCCTCGCCCGCGCCGTCCTCGCCTCCCAGGGGGTGACGGCACTGACCCTGATCGACATCGACCGGCGCGCCGTGGAGATGGCCCGACGCAATGTCGGTGATCCGCGCGCCGATATCCGCTGGGCCGACATCCGCTCGGCCGACGTCGCCCTGGAGCGCCTCGACTTCGTGGTGATGAACCCGCCTTTCCACGATGGCGGGATCGAGGACCGTTTCCTCGGCGAGGTCTTCATCCGCCGCGCCGCCGAGACCCTGCGCCCCGGCGGCACGCTCTGGCTCACCGCCAATGCGCACCTGCCCTACGAGGCGCCGCTGAAGGCCGCGTTCAAGGCCGTCACGCTGAAAGCCTCCGCCGGTGGCTACAAGATCTACGAAGCGCGCAAGTGA
- the era gene encoding GTPase Era: MPDDHNDIDDDEDGLPETGVLPEIKPLPVMPADASAGFVALIGVPNAGKSTLLNSLVGTKVSIVSRKVQTTRALVRGIVMEGKAQIILVDTPGIFAPKRRLDRAMVHSAWSGAADADAICLLVDARKGVTEEVEAILARLPDVRRPKALILNKIDLIPRDRLLALAASLNERIAFAHTFMISALNGDGIDTLRRTLAEMMPAGPWLYPEDQVSDAPIRMLAAEITREKLYDRLHEELPYRSTVETDQWVVKNDGSVRIEQTIFVERESQRSIVLGKGGQTIKAIGQAARREIAEAAEQPVHLFLHVKVRENWADDPARYREMGLEFPRG; encoded by the coding sequence ATGCCTGACGACCATAACGATATCGACGACGACGAAGACGGCCTTCCCGAGACCGGGGTCCTGCCCGAGATCAAGCCGCTGCCGGTCATGCCCGCCGATGCGAGCGCCGGTTTCGTCGCCCTGATCGGCGTGCCCAATGCCGGCAAGTCGACGCTGCTCAACAGCCTCGTCGGCACCAAGGTCTCCATCGTCTCGCGCAAGGTCCAGACGACGCGGGCGCTGGTGCGCGGCATCGTCATGGAGGGCAAGGCTCAGATCATCCTGGTGGACACGCCCGGCATCTTCGCGCCGAAGCGCCGCCTCGACAGGGCGATGGTGCATTCCGCCTGGAGTGGTGCTGCCGATGCCGACGCGATCTGCCTCCTGGTCGATGCGCGCAAGGGCGTCACCGAGGAGGTCGAGGCAATTCTCGCCCGTCTGCCGGATGTGCGCCGCCCCAAGGCCCTGATCCTCAACAAGATCGACCTGATCCCGCGCGACCGGCTGCTGGCGCTCGCCGCCTCGCTCAACGAGCGCATCGCCTTCGCGCACACCTTCATGATCTCCGCCCTGAACGGCGACGGCATCGACACTCTCAGGCGGACGCTCGCCGAGATGATGCCGGCCGGTCCCTGGCTCTATCCCGAGGATCAGGTCTCAGACGCGCCGATCCGCATGCTCGCCGCCGAGATCACGCGCGAGAAGCTCTACGACCGCCTTCATGAGGAACTGCCCTACCGCTCCACCGTCGAGACCGACCAGTGGGTGGTGAAGAACGACGGCTCCGTGCGGATCGAGCAGACCATCTTCGTCGAGCGTGAGAGTCAGCGCTCCATCGTCCTCGGCAAGGGCGGCCAGACCATCAAGGCGATCGGGCAGGCGGCACGGCGCGAGATCGCCGAGGCGGCCGAGCAGCCGGTCCACCTCTTCCTGCACGTGAAGGTGCGCGAGAACTGGGCCGACGACCCGGCGCGCTATCGTGAAATGGGGCTCGAATTCCCGCGCGGATAG
- the rnc gene encoding ribonuclease III codes for MDEEARPSSRARRAPRPKPALSVLEERIGHAFSDRTLLSLALTHVSKAGGGGRIGSYQRLEFLGDRVLGLAIADLLYEAFPLADEGDLSRRLAGLVRRETCASVATAWDVGPHLALGPGEIQSGGRRNQTILADACESILGAVFLDAGYAAAKAIVDAAFAPGTDTAAPRGRDAKSALQEWAMGRALPIPVYDVVERSGPDHAPVFRIAARVEGLEPGYGTGPSKRLAEQEAARLVLDREVHGAGPQDDMNPRHDMETSADVGEESSPDA; via the coding sequence GTGGATGAGGAGGCGCGTCCTTCCAGCCGGGCGCGCCGCGCGCCGCGACCCAAGCCCGCCCTGAGCGTGCTGGAGGAGCGGATCGGCCATGCTTTCTCCGATCGGACCCTCCTGTCCCTGGCTCTGACCCATGTCAGCAAGGCCGGTGGCGGCGGCCGGATCGGAAGTTATCAGCGCCTCGAGTTCCTCGGTGACCGGGTGCTCGGTCTCGCCATCGCCGACCTGCTCTACGAGGCCTTCCCCCTTGCGGACGAGGGCGACCTGTCGCGGCGCCTCGCCGGCCTCGTGCGTCGCGAGACCTGCGCCTCGGTGGCGACGGCCTGGGATGTGGGACCCCATCTCGCCCTCGGCCCCGGCGAGATCCAGAGCGGGGGGCGGCGCAACCAGACGATCCTGGCCGATGCCTGCGAATCGATTCTCGGCGCGGTCTTCCTCGATGCCGGGTATGCGGCGGCGAAAGCCATCGTCGATGCGGCCTTCGCGCCCGGCACCGACACGGCGGCGCCGCGCGGGCGCGACGCGAAATCGGCGCTGCAGGAATGGGCCATGGGCCGCGCCCTGCCGATTCCGGTCTATGACGTGGTGGAGCGTTCCGGCCCGGACCATGCCCCCGTCTTCCGGATCGCCGCGCGGGTCGAGGGCCTGGAACCCGGATACGGTACCGGTCCCTCGAAGCGTCTCGCCGAGCAGGAGGCCGCTCGCCTCGTCCTCGACCGCGAGGTTCACGGCGCAGGCCCGCAAGATGATATGAATCCGCGACACGATATGGAGACGTCGGCGGACGTCGGTGAAGAAAGCAGCCCCGATGCCTGA
- the lepB gene encoding signal peptidase I, translated as MERARVDHQTKRDLRAADTGAWASIKETVKVGVQALLIALVVRTLLFQPFNIPSGSLVPTLLVGDYLFVSKYSYGYSKYSLPLSEYLPFKADGRVWAAEPKRGDIAVFKLPKDNATDYIKRVIGLPGDKIQMKAGILYINDVAVKRERIAPYETTGPYGEETKVEQYTETLPNGVVHQVIEREGDNGYWDNTEPYLVPPGRFFMMGDNRDNSTDSRDLANVGFVPFENFVGRAEMIFFSIDEGTPAWQIWQWPAKVRWGRIFSSIH; from the coding sequence ATGGAACGAGCGCGCGTGGATCACCAGACGAAGCGAGACCTGAGGGCGGCCGATACCGGCGCCTGGGCGAGCATCAAGGAGACGGTCAAGGTCGGCGTCCAGGCGCTGCTGATCGCTCTCGTGGTGCGGACGCTGCTCTTCCAACCCTTCAACATTCCGTCCGGATCGCTGGTGCCGACCTTGCTGGTGGGCGACTACCTGTTCGTGTCCAAATACTCCTACGGTTATTCGAAGTATTCGCTGCCGCTCAGCGAGTACCTGCCCTTCAAGGCCGATGGCCGGGTTTGGGCGGCGGAGCCGAAGCGCGGCGACATCGCCGTGTTCAAGCTGCCGAAGGACAACGCAACCGACTACATCAAGCGCGTGATCGGCCTGCCGGGCGACAAGATCCAGATGAAGGCCGGCATCCTCTACATCAACGACGTGGCGGTGAAGCGCGAGCGCATCGCTCCCTACGAGACCACCGGGCCCTACGGTGAGGAGACGAAGGTCGAGCAATATACCGAGACCCTGCCGAACGGCGTCGTGCATCAGGTGATCGAGCGCGAGGGCGACAACGGCTACTGGGACAATACCGAGCCCTACCTGGTGCCGCCCGGCCGGTTCTTCATGATGGGCGACAACCGCGACAATTCCACCGATTCGCGCGATCTCGCCAATGTCGGCTTCGTGCCGTTCGAGAATTTCGTCGGCCGCGCGGAGATGATCTTCTTCTCCATCGACGAGGGCACGCCGGCCTGGCAGATCTGGCAATGGCCGGCGAAGGTGCGGTGGGGCCGCATCTTCAGCAGCATCCACTAG
- the acpS gene encoding holo-ACP synthase, whose protein sequence is MIVGIGSDLCDIRRIERSIERYGERFTHRIFTDGERAKSQARAARAPSYARRFAAKEACAKALGTGMSHGVFWRDMEVVNLPGGAPTMRLTGGAAERLQAMMPAGHSPRIHVTLTDDPPMAQAFVIIEALPSPPSSPMADAEPTTARVAAPDRMV, encoded by the coding sequence ATGATCGTCGGCATCGGCTCCGACCTCTGCGACATTCGCCGGATCGAGCGTTCGATCGAGCGATACGGCGAGCGCTTCACCCATCGGATCTTCACCGACGGCGAGCGCGCGAAATCGCAGGCCCGTGCCGCCCGCGCGCCGTCCTATGCGAGGCGGTTCGCCGCCAAGGAGGCCTGCGCCAAGGCGCTCGGCACCGGCATGAGCCACGGCGTGTTCTGGCGCGACATGGAGGTGGTGAACCTGCCCGGAGGGGCACCGACCATGCGCCTCACCGGCGGCGCGGCCGAGCGCCTCCAGGCGATGATGCCCGCCGGACATAGCCCCAGGATTCACGTGACGCTTACGGACGATCCGCCGATGGCGCAAGCATTCGTGATCATCGAGGCCTTGCCGTCGCCTCCGTCGTCCCCGATGGCGGATGCTGAGCCGACCACCGCTCGCGTTGCGGCACCCGACCGCATGGTCTAG
- a CDS encoding pyridoxine 5'-phosphate synthase → MMSVKAFVPLRLGVNIDHVATVRNARGGIHPDPVRAAQLAVEAGADGITAHLREDRRHIRDADIEALMAGLTVPLNFEMAATDEMVGIATRLRPHASCLVPEKREERTTEGGLDIVGQAAHLAPRIAALSAAGIRVSLFVEPEEAVMDAALGLKAPVVELHTGSYCEAVAEGDSARVAHELSRITRAATYGSRIGLEVHAGHGLALDSVGPVAALTQLAELNIGHSLIGEAIFRGLDQAIRDMRAAMDRARSGAAA, encoded by the coding sequence ATGATGTCCGTCAAAGCTTTCGTTCCCCTTCGTCTCGGTGTGAACATCGACCACGTCGCGACCGTGCGGAACGCCCGTGGCGGCATTCATCCCGATCCGGTCCGCGCGGCGCAGCTCGCGGTGGAGGCCGGTGCCGACGGAATCACCGCGCATCTGCGCGAGGACCGTCGGCATATCCGTGACGCGGATATCGAAGCGCTGATGGCGGGGCTCACCGTGCCTCTCAATTTCGAGATGGCCGCCACCGACGAGATGGTCGGCATTGCGACCCGGTTACGGCCGCATGCATCCTGCCTCGTGCCGGAGAAACGTGAGGAGCGTACCACCGAGGGCGGTCTCGACATCGTCGGGCAGGCGGCCCATCTCGCCCCCCGGATCGCCGCCCTGTCCGCCGCCGGCATCCGCGTCTCGCTGTTCGTCGAGCCCGAAGAGGCGGTGATGGATGCGGCGTTGGGCCTGAAGGCACCCGTCGTCGAGCTTCACACCGGGAGCTATTGCGAAGCCGTCGCCGAGGGCGACAGCGCGCGGGTGGCGCATGAGCTCTCGCGCATCACGCGGGCTGCCACCTACGGCTCACGCATCGGCCTCGAGGTCCATGCCGGCCACGGTCTCGCCCTCGACAGCGTCGGCCCGGTCGCGGCCCTGACGCAACTCGCCGAGCTCAATATCGGCCATTCGCTCATCGGCGAGGCCATCTTCCGGGGGCTGGATCAGGCGATCCGCGATATGCGCGCGGCGATGGACCGGGCACGGTCGGGAGCCGCGGCATGA
- a CDS encoding PH domain-containing protein, giving the protein MGILDGLFGHGSDLSAQEVSDTLAGVLTQGEAVQVAFRVIRDLIVFTDRRLILVNKQGVTGRKVAYMTVPYRAITCFSVETAGSFDFDSELAIWVSGRPEPIRKTLKRGADILGIQQAIAASLR; this is encoded by the coding sequence ATGGGAATTCTCGACGGCCTGTTCGGCCATGGCAGCGATCTGTCTGCGCAGGAGGTGAGCGACACGCTCGCGGGCGTTCTCACTCAGGGTGAAGCCGTGCAGGTCGCGTTTCGGGTGATCCGCGACCTCATCGTCTTCACCGACCGGCGGCTGATCCTCGTCAACAAGCAGGGCGTGACCGGACGCAAGGTCGCCTATATGACCGTGCCCTACCGCGCGATCACCTGCTTCTCGGTCGAGACCGCGGGCAGCTTCGACTTCGATTCGGAATTGGCGATCTGGGTCTCCGGCCGGCCGGAGCCGATCAGGAAGACGCTGAAGCGGGGCGCCGACATCCTCGGAATCCAGCAGGCGATCGCGGCTTCCCTCAGGTGA
- a CDS encoding PepSY domain-containing protein → MKALKPVMLALLLTAGSAGIALADKPGADWMPAEQVKQKLMAAGYTDITEFEADDGHWEGEGMKNGVKMEFHADPKTGAILSEKPDK, encoded by the coding sequence ATGAAAGCCTTGAAACCCGTAATGCTCGCTCTTCTGCTCACCGCCGGCTCGGCCGGCATCGCCCTTGCCGACAAGCCGGGCGCCGATTGGATGCCGGCCGAGCAGGTCAAGCAGAAGCTGATGGCCGCCGGCTATACGGACATCACCGAATTCGAGGCGGATGACGGCCATTGGGAAGGCGAGGGGATGAAGAACGGCGTGAAGATGGAGTTCCATGCCGATCCGAAGACCGGCGCGATCCTTTCCGAGAAGCCCGACAAATAA